Proteins encoded in a region of the Isosphaeraceae bacterium EP7 genome:
- a CDS encoding PQQ-dependent sugar dehydrogenase, with the protein MRTVALVLSIIVATAPTGALAADGSRGSKSSRPHGIERRVPLKTSKVLGSPEPPPPYRAEKAFPNLKIKQALSFEHEPGTNHYFVIQHLGGWAPPGKLLRVEDKPDVDRYDEVLDFGPKTIAYGLDFHPKYEENGYLFVGMNTENDGPHKTRVSRYTVDRKTRAIDPKSELIIIEWESNGHNGGDLAFDKNGLLFVSSGDGTSDSDTNNRGQDMTFLTSKILRIDVDHPAPGMNYSVPEGNPFSHIPGARKETWAIGMRNPWRLTYDKASDQLWCGVNGQDLWETADMIERGGNYGWSVTEGSHPFLATRKLGPAPLTQPTVEHSHAEARSLSGGTVYHGKKYPELDGAYIYGDWATGKIWAVKMEGKTKVFHREIADTALQITGFGLDSAGELIVIDHQTAFYRLVPGKSEDKVLSEKFPRKLSDSGLFSSVAELKMAPGLIPYTVNSPLWSDGAGKIRHMAVPGEEKVEFTEQNGWAFPDHTVLVKTFTLNLAGTDAKAKKPVPIETRFMVKEQGEWVGYSYLWNDDKTDATLVPKEGMDKVFAVKGADGKAVAQTWHYPSRAECMVCHSRASNYVLGLTAPQMNREFKYPRATDNQIRTLEHIGLFSNKVGKPTSELPKLDDPSDTKLALESRVRSYLHSNCSSCHVGAGGGNAAIELTGGSSLERLGVGQTPQQGAHGVKDPKIIAPGHPDSSTMYLAMKRRGAGQMPPLGTNVVDEKAVAMLRDWISKLPADAVKKASPDKTAANP; encoded by the coding sequence ATGCGGACCGTTGCACTGGTCTTGTCGATAATCGTCGCGACGGCCCCCACGGGAGCGCTCGCGGCGGATGGTAGCCGGGGCTCGAAGTCGAGCCGACCCCACGGCATCGAGCGAAGGGTCCCGCTGAAGACCTCGAAGGTGCTGGGCTCGCCCGAGCCGCCCCCTCCTTATCGCGCCGAGAAAGCGTTCCCGAATCTCAAGATCAAGCAAGCCCTGTCGTTCGAGCACGAGCCGGGGACGAATCACTATTTCGTCATTCAACATCTGGGGGGTTGGGCGCCGCCGGGGAAACTCCTGCGGGTCGAGGACAAGCCTGACGTCGACCGCTACGACGAGGTGCTCGACTTCGGCCCCAAGACGATCGCCTACGGGCTCGACTTCCACCCGAAGTACGAGGAGAACGGCTACCTCTTCGTCGGGATGAACACCGAGAACGACGGGCCGCACAAGACGCGGGTCAGCCGGTACACGGTGGACCGCAAGACGCGGGCGATCGACCCCAAGAGCGAGCTGATCATCATCGAGTGGGAGTCGAACGGGCACAACGGCGGCGACTTGGCGTTCGACAAGAATGGCCTGCTGTTCGTGAGCTCGGGGGATGGCACGTCCGACTCGGACACGAATAACCGTGGCCAGGACATGACGTTCCTGACCTCGAAGATTCTGCGCATCGACGTCGACCACCCCGCGCCCGGGATGAACTACTCGGTCCCCGAGGGCAACCCGTTCTCCCACATCCCAGGGGCCCGCAAGGAGACCTGGGCGATCGGGATGCGCAACCCCTGGCGGCTGACGTACGACAAGGCCAGCGATCAGCTCTGGTGCGGCGTCAACGGCCAGGATCTCTGGGAGACGGCCGACATGATCGAGCGCGGGGGCAACTACGGTTGGAGCGTCACCGAGGGGAGCCACCCGTTCCTGGCCACCCGCAAGTTGGGCCCGGCCCCGCTGACCCAGCCCACCGTCGAGCACAGCCACGCCGAGGCGCGGTCGCTCAGCGGCGGGACCGTCTATCATGGCAAGAAGTACCCCGAGCTGGATGGAGCCTACATTTACGGAGACTGGGCGACCGGCAAGATCTGGGCGGTGAAGATGGAAGGGAAGACGAAGGTCTTCCACCGCGAGATCGCCGATACGGCCCTGCAAATCACGGGGTTCGGCCTGGATTCGGCCGGCGAGCTGATCGTCATCGACCACCAGACGGCCTTCTACCGGTTGGTGCCCGGGAAGTCCGAGGACAAGGTCCTGTCGGAAAAGTTTCCGAGGAAGCTGAGCGACTCGGGCCTGTTCTCGAGCGTGGCCGAGCTGAAGATGGCCCCGGGCCTGATCCCTTACACCGTCAACTCGCCCCTCTGGTCCGACGGCGCCGGCAAGATCAGGCACATGGCCGTCCCCGGCGAGGAGAAGGTGGAATTCACCGAGCAGAACGGCTGGGCCTTCCCCGATCACACGGTGCTGGTCAAGACCTTCACCCTCAACCTGGCCGGGACCGATGCCAAGGCCAAGAAGCCGGTGCCGATCGAGACCCGATTCATGGTCAAGGAGCAGGGGGAGTGGGTCGGGTACTCGTACCTCTGGAATGACGACAAGACCGACGCCACGCTGGTGCCCAAGGAGGGGATGGACAAGGTCTTCGCCGTGAAGGGGGCCGACGGCAAGGCCGTGGCGCAAACCTGGCATTACCCGAGCCGGGCCGAGTGCATGGTCTGCCACTCCAGGGCTTCAAACTACGTGCTCGGGCTGACCGCCCCGCAGATGAATCGCGAGTTCAAGTATCCGCGGGCGACGGACAACCAGATCCGGACCCTCGAGCACATCGGCCTGTTCTCGAACAAGGTGGGCAAGCCGACCTCGGAGCTGCCGAAGCTGGACGACCCGAGCGACACCAAGCTCGCCCTTGAGTCTCGGGTGCGGTCGTATCTTCATTCCAACTGCTCCAGCTGCCATGTGGGCGCCGGCGGCGGCAATGCGGCGATCGAGCTGACGGGCGGGTCTTCGCTGGAGAGGCTAGGCGTTGGCCAGACGCCGCAGCAGGGTGCGCACGGAGTGAAGGACCCGAAGATCATCGCGCCGGGTCATCCCGACTCGTCGACGATGTACCTGGCCATGAAGCGCCGGGGTGCGGGTCAGATGCCGCCGCTGGGGACGAATGTGGTCGACGAGAAGGCCGTCGCCATGCTTCGTGACTGGATCAGCAAGCTGCCCGCCGACGCGGTCAAGAAAGCGAGCCCCGACAAGACGGCAGCCAACCCCTGA